In the Gopherus flavomarginatus isolate rGopFla2 chromosome 6, rGopFla2.mat.asm, whole genome shotgun sequence genome, one interval contains:
- the SF3B2 gene encoding splicing factor 3B subunit 2 isoform X2, with amino-acid sequence MATEHPEPPKGELPLPAYGAWAPAELQAKLAEIGAPVQGSREELVERLQTYTLQTGIVLSRPSLRGDDGDKPTPPPIPGQLPGIPLPPPPMGMPPMQPPPPPPPPPGISLNFPMGVGPPPPPPGMGPPLRMQSVDPSALSEEDRLKLAQQQAAMLMQQEERAKQAAVLLEQERQKEMAKLAPPVPRPPLDVGPVRPIGPRPPMVPRGSAPVGPPLPGVPIGAPGPRPRGPPPPPGEEGRETDDSTIGPKIPQALEKILQLKEIRQEELITVPGTTDDDMETDLKALISMSASETEEDMALSKKERNRKRRNRKKKKKARVAAQGTEGKGEKESQRTETKDTESVVEIEYVTEEPEIYDPNFIFFKRIFDAFKLTDDVKKDKEKEPDKADKPESAAAPKKKGFEEDRKGSDDDSSDDEQEKKPEAPKLSKKKLRRMNRFTVAELKQLVARPDVVEMHDVTAQDPKLLVHLKATRNSVPVPRHWCFKRKYLQGKRGIEKPPFELPDFIKRTGIQEMREALQEKEEQKTMKSKMREKVRPKMGKIDIDYQKLHDAFFKWQTKPKLTIHGDLYYEGKEFETRLKEKKPGDLSDELRIALGMPVGPNAHKVPPPWLIAMQRYGPPPSYPNLKIPGLNSPIPEGCSFGYHAGGWGKPPVDETGKPLYGDVFGTNASEFQTKAEEEEIDRTPWGELEPSDEESSEEEEEEESDEEKPDETGFITPADSGLITPGGFSSVPAGMETPELIELRKKKIEEAMDGSETPQLFTVLPEKRTATVGGAMMGSTHIYDMSTVMSRKGPVPEIQGVEVALAPEELELDPMAMTQKYEEHVREQQAQVEKEDFSDMVAEHAAKQKQKKRKAQPQDTRGGGKKYKEFKF; translated from the exons ACTGGCATCGTGCTGAGCAGGCCGTCTCTTAGGGGAGATGATGGTGAcaagcccaccccacccccgataCCTGGACAG CTCCCTGGGAtccctttgccccctccccccatggggaTGCCACCCATGCAGCCCCcgccaccccctcctcctccccctggcaTCAGCCTCAACTTCCCCATGGGCGTAGGGCCCCCTCCGCCACCCCCAGGCATGGGGCCCCCCCTCCGCATGCAGAGCGTGGACCCCTCGGCTCTGTCAGAGGAAGATCGTTTGAAGCTGGCGCAGCAGCAGGCAGCCATGCTAATGCAGCAAGAAGAGAGGGCGAAGCAG GCTGCAGTCTTACTGGAACAGGAGCGACAGAAAGAGATGGCCAAGCTGGCCCCCCCGGTGCCCAGACCTCCTCTGGATGTGGGGCCTGTCAGACCCATAGGACCAAGGCCCCCAATGGTGCCACGAG GTAGTGCCCCTGTGGGACCGCCGCTGCCCGGAGTTCCTATTGGTGCCCCTGGCCCAAGGCCGCGAgggccgccgccgcctcctggGGAAGAAGGCCGAGAG ACAGACGATTCCACCATTGGCCCCAAGATCCCTCAGGCTCTGGAGAAGATTCTGCAACTCAAGGAGATCCGGCAGGAGGAGCTCATAACCGTGCCTGGCACCACAG ATGATGATATGGAGACAGATTTGAAGGCACTGATCAGCATGTCTGCTTCAGAGACCGAGGAGGACATGGCTCTGTCAAAGAAAGAG AGGAACCGTAAGCGCCGTAAccggaagaagaagaagaaggcacGTGTGGCAGCACAGGGCACAGAGGGCAAAGGGGAAAAGGAGTCTCAGCGCACTGAGACCAAAGACACTGAGTCAGTGGTGGAGATTGAGTACGTCACTGAGGAGCCGGAGATTTATGACCCCAACTTCATCTTCTTCAAGAGGATCTTCGATGCCTTCAAG CTGACGGATGATGTAAAGAAAGATAAAGAGAAGGAGCCCGACAAGGCAGACAAGCCAGAGAGTGCAGCCGCACCCAAGAAGAAGGGCTTCGAGGAGGACCGGAAGGGCAGCGACGATGACAGTTCTGATGATGAACag GAGAAGAAACCTGAGGCCCCAAAACTGTCCAAGAAGAAGCTGAGACGCATGAATCGTTTCACGGTGGCAGAGCTCAAGCAG CTTGTGGCGCGCCCGGACGTGGTGGAAATGCATGATGTGACAGCCCAGGACCCCAAGCTGCTGGTTCATCTCAAGGCCACTCGCAACTCTGTGCCAGTGCCCCGGCACTGGTGCTTCAAGCGCAAGTACTTGCAGGGCAAGCGGGGCATTGAGAAGCCGCCTTTTGAGCTGCCTGACTTCATCAAGCGCACGGGCATCCAGGAGATGCGAGAGGCGTTGCAGGAAAAG GAGGAACAGAAAACCATGAAGTCAAAGATGCGGGAGAAGGTTCGCCCCAAGATGGGCAAGATCGACATTGACTACCAGAAGCTGCATGACGCCTTCTTCAAGTGGCAGACCAAGCCCAAGCTCACCATCCATGGAGACCTCTACTACGAG GGCAAGGAGTTTGAGACGCGGCTGAAAGAGAAGAAGCCAGGGGACCTGTCAGACGAGCTGCGCATTGCCTTGGGGATGCCCGTTGGCCCA AATGCTCACAAAGTGCCACCCCCGTGGCTGATCGCCATGCAGCGCTACGGCCCACCTCCCTCCTACCCTAACCTGAAGATCCCAGGCCtcaattcccccatcccagag GGCTGCTCGTTTGGGTACCATGCTGGAGGCTGGGGGAAACCTCCCGTTGATGAGACTGGGAAGCCCCTGTATGGAGACGTCTTTGGGACCAATGCTTCTGAATTCCAG ACCAaggcagaagaggaggaaatTGACCGGACACCCTGGGGAGAGCTGGAGCCATCAGACGAGGAATcctcagaggaggaagaggaggaggaaagtgatGAGGAGAAGCCAGATGAGACGGGCTTCATCACCCCGGCTGACAG TGGCCTGATCACGCCAGGtggcttctcctctgtccctgccgGCATGGAGACTCCTGAGCTCATTGAGCTGAGGAAGAAGAAGATAGAGGAGGCCATGGATGG CAGCGAGACACCCCAGCTCTTCACGGTGCTGCCAGAGAAGCGAACCGCCACGGTTGGGGGTGCCATGATGGGTTCCACTCACATCTATGACATGTCCACG GTGATGAGCCGGAAGGGGCCGGTGCCAGAGATCCAGGGAGTGGAGGTGGCGCTGGCTCCTGAGGAGTTGGAGCTTGATCCGATGGCCATGACGCAGAAGTACGAAGAGCACGTGCGGGAGCAGCAGGCCCAGGTGGAGAAGGAGGACTTCAGTGACATGGTGGCTGAGCACGCAGCTAAGCAGAAG CAGAAGAAGCGGAAAGCACAGCCCCAAGACACACGTGGGGGCGGCAAGAAGTACAAAGAGTTCAAATTCTAG
- the SF3B2 gene encoding splicing factor 3B subunit 2 isoform X1 has protein sequence MATEHPEPPKGELPLPAYGAWAPAELQAKLAEIGAPVQGSREELVERLQTYTLQTGIVLSRPSLRGDDGDKPTPPPIPGQLPGIPLPPPPMGMPPMQPPPPPPPPPGISLNFPMGVGPPPPPPGMGPPLRMQSVDPSALSEEDRLKLAQQQAAMLMQQEERAKQAAVLLEQERQKEMAKLAPPVPRPPLDVGPVRPIGPRPPMVPRGSAPVGPPLPGVPIGAPGPRPRGPPPPPGEEGRETDDSTIGPKIPQALEKILQLKEIRQEELITVPGTTVDDDMETDLKALISMSASETEEDMALSKKERNRKRRNRKKKKKARVAAQGTEGKGEKESQRTETKDTESVVEIEYVTEEPEIYDPNFIFFKRIFDAFKLTDDVKKDKEKEPDKADKPESAAAPKKKGFEEDRKGSDDDSSDDEQEKKPEAPKLSKKKLRRMNRFTVAELKQLVARPDVVEMHDVTAQDPKLLVHLKATRNSVPVPRHWCFKRKYLQGKRGIEKPPFELPDFIKRTGIQEMREALQEKEEQKTMKSKMREKVRPKMGKIDIDYQKLHDAFFKWQTKPKLTIHGDLYYEGKEFETRLKEKKPGDLSDELRIALGMPVGPNAHKVPPPWLIAMQRYGPPPSYPNLKIPGLNSPIPEGCSFGYHAGGWGKPPVDETGKPLYGDVFGTNASEFQTKAEEEEIDRTPWGELEPSDEESSEEEEEEESDEEKPDETGFITPADSGLITPGGFSSVPAGMETPELIELRKKKIEEAMDGSETPQLFTVLPEKRTATVGGAMMGSTHIYDMSTVMSRKGPVPEIQGVEVALAPEELELDPMAMTQKYEEHVREQQAQVEKEDFSDMVAEHAAKQKQKKRKAQPQDTRGGGKKYKEFKF, from the exons ACTGGCATCGTGCTGAGCAGGCCGTCTCTTAGGGGAGATGATGGTGAcaagcccaccccacccccgataCCTGGACAG CTCCCTGGGAtccctttgccccctccccccatggggaTGCCACCCATGCAGCCCCcgccaccccctcctcctccccctggcaTCAGCCTCAACTTCCCCATGGGCGTAGGGCCCCCTCCGCCACCCCCAGGCATGGGGCCCCCCCTCCGCATGCAGAGCGTGGACCCCTCGGCTCTGTCAGAGGAAGATCGTTTGAAGCTGGCGCAGCAGCAGGCAGCCATGCTAATGCAGCAAGAAGAGAGGGCGAAGCAG GCTGCAGTCTTACTGGAACAGGAGCGACAGAAAGAGATGGCCAAGCTGGCCCCCCCGGTGCCCAGACCTCCTCTGGATGTGGGGCCTGTCAGACCCATAGGACCAAGGCCCCCAATGGTGCCACGAG GTAGTGCCCCTGTGGGACCGCCGCTGCCCGGAGTTCCTATTGGTGCCCCTGGCCCAAGGCCGCGAgggccgccgccgcctcctggGGAAGAAGGCCGAGAG ACAGACGATTCCACCATTGGCCCCAAGATCCCTCAGGCTCTGGAGAAGATTCTGCAACTCAAGGAGATCCGGCAGGAGGAGCTCATAACCGTGCCTGGCACCACAG TAGATGATGATATGGAGACAGATTTGAAGGCACTGATCAGCATGTCTGCTTCAGAGACCGAGGAGGACATGGCTCTGTCAAAGAAAGAG AGGAACCGTAAGCGCCGTAAccggaagaagaagaagaaggcacGTGTGGCAGCACAGGGCACAGAGGGCAAAGGGGAAAAGGAGTCTCAGCGCACTGAGACCAAAGACACTGAGTCAGTGGTGGAGATTGAGTACGTCACTGAGGAGCCGGAGATTTATGACCCCAACTTCATCTTCTTCAAGAGGATCTTCGATGCCTTCAAG CTGACGGATGATGTAAAGAAAGATAAAGAGAAGGAGCCCGACAAGGCAGACAAGCCAGAGAGTGCAGCCGCACCCAAGAAGAAGGGCTTCGAGGAGGACCGGAAGGGCAGCGACGATGACAGTTCTGATGATGAACag GAGAAGAAACCTGAGGCCCCAAAACTGTCCAAGAAGAAGCTGAGACGCATGAATCGTTTCACGGTGGCAGAGCTCAAGCAG CTTGTGGCGCGCCCGGACGTGGTGGAAATGCATGATGTGACAGCCCAGGACCCCAAGCTGCTGGTTCATCTCAAGGCCACTCGCAACTCTGTGCCAGTGCCCCGGCACTGGTGCTTCAAGCGCAAGTACTTGCAGGGCAAGCGGGGCATTGAGAAGCCGCCTTTTGAGCTGCCTGACTTCATCAAGCGCACGGGCATCCAGGAGATGCGAGAGGCGTTGCAGGAAAAG GAGGAACAGAAAACCATGAAGTCAAAGATGCGGGAGAAGGTTCGCCCCAAGATGGGCAAGATCGACATTGACTACCAGAAGCTGCATGACGCCTTCTTCAAGTGGCAGACCAAGCCCAAGCTCACCATCCATGGAGACCTCTACTACGAG GGCAAGGAGTTTGAGACGCGGCTGAAAGAGAAGAAGCCAGGGGACCTGTCAGACGAGCTGCGCATTGCCTTGGGGATGCCCGTTGGCCCA AATGCTCACAAAGTGCCACCCCCGTGGCTGATCGCCATGCAGCGCTACGGCCCACCTCCCTCCTACCCTAACCTGAAGATCCCAGGCCtcaattcccccatcccagag GGCTGCTCGTTTGGGTACCATGCTGGAGGCTGGGGGAAACCTCCCGTTGATGAGACTGGGAAGCCCCTGTATGGAGACGTCTTTGGGACCAATGCTTCTGAATTCCAG ACCAaggcagaagaggaggaaatTGACCGGACACCCTGGGGAGAGCTGGAGCCATCAGACGAGGAATcctcagaggaggaagaggaggaggaaagtgatGAGGAGAAGCCAGATGAGACGGGCTTCATCACCCCGGCTGACAG TGGCCTGATCACGCCAGGtggcttctcctctgtccctgccgGCATGGAGACTCCTGAGCTCATTGAGCTGAGGAAGAAGAAGATAGAGGAGGCCATGGATGG CAGCGAGACACCCCAGCTCTTCACGGTGCTGCCAGAGAAGCGAACCGCCACGGTTGGGGGTGCCATGATGGGTTCCACTCACATCTATGACATGTCCACG GTGATGAGCCGGAAGGGGCCGGTGCCAGAGATCCAGGGAGTGGAGGTGGCGCTGGCTCCTGAGGAGTTGGAGCTTGATCCGATGGCCATGACGCAGAAGTACGAAGAGCACGTGCGGGAGCAGCAGGCCCAGGTGGAGAAGGAGGACTTCAGTGACATGGTGGCTGAGCACGCAGCTAAGCAGAAG CAGAAGAAGCGGAAAGCACAGCCCCAAGACACACGTGGGGGCGGCAAGAAGTACAAAGAGTTCAAATTCTAG